A genome region from Methylorubrum populi includes the following:
- a CDS encoding cytosine deaminase, whose translation MSEPSFLPEARAFRLRNARVPAAFLTGGVPAGAILDGDACALIDIVVADGAFAGLLPAGGSPEASPSADLAGRQVWPRLVDAHAHLDKGHTVARTPNPDGDFPGARDATTADRTRHWDAEDLRRRMAFGLACAFAHGTGAIRTHLDSQESGGDDGPLRDQAATTWAVFREMRAAWAGRIALQGVGLTPIDAYATDYGRRLADLIAESEGLIGGVTRPTGGLHGGALAEIDALLDRLFGLARERNLDVDLHVDETGDPTAASLDAVARATLRHGYEGRVTCGHCCSLALQPEAQAAATIARVAQAGIRIVTLPTVNMYLQDRRRGRTPRWRGIAPVHELMAAGVPVMVAGDNCRDAFYAYGDHDMLDTVRAGVRILHLDHPLAGAPALAGPVPGAMMGLSHAGTIREGGSADLILLPARSLNEVVARPHADRIVVVAGRPIAARLPPYEALTGEAAPW comes from the coding sequence CGGCGTGCCCGCCGGCGCGATCCTCGACGGGGATGCTTGCGCGCTCATCGACATCGTCGTCGCGGACGGCGCCTTCGCCGGTCTCCTGCCGGCCGGAGGCTCGCCGGAGGCATCGCCGTCCGCCGATCTCGCCGGGCGGCAGGTCTGGCCGCGCCTCGTCGATGCGCACGCCCATCTCGACAAGGGCCATACGGTCGCCCGCACGCCCAATCCGGACGGCGACTTTCCCGGCGCCCGCGACGCCACGACGGCGGACCGCACCCGCCACTGGGATGCGGAGGATCTGCGCCGCCGCATGGCTTTCGGCCTCGCCTGCGCCTTCGCGCACGGCACCGGCGCGATCCGCACCCATCTCGACAGCCAGGAAAGCGGCGGGGACGACGGTCCGCTGCGCGACCAGGCCGCGACGACCTGGGCGGTGTTCCGGGAGATGCGGGCGGCCTGGGCCGGGCGGATCGCGCTCCAGGGCGTCGGCCTGACGCCGATCGACGCCTACGCCACCGATTACGGCCGCCGGCTCGCCGACCTGATCGCGGAATCCGAGGGCCTGATCGGCGGCGTCACCCGCCCGACCGGGGGGCTGCACGGCGGCGCGCTGGCCGAGATCGACGCCCTGCTCGACCGCCTGTTCGGCCTCGCCCGGGAGCGCAACCTCGACGTGGACCTGCACGTCGACGAGACCGGTGATCCCACTGCGGCCTCCCTCGACGCGGTGGCGCGGGCCACCTTGCGCCACGGCTACGAGGGCCGCGTCACCTGCGGGCATTGCTGCAGCCTCGCGCTCCAGCCGGAGGCGCAGGCGGCGGCCACGATCGCGCGGGTGGCGCAGGCGGGCATCCGCATCGTCACGCTGCCCACCGTCAACATGTACCTCCAGGACCGGCGGCGGGGCCGCACCCCGCGCTGGCGCGGTATCGCGCCGGTGCACGAACTGATGGCGGCGGGCGTGCCGGTCATGGTCGCGGGCGACAATTGCCGCGACGCCTTCTACGCCTACGGCGACCACGACATGCTCGACACCGTCCGGGCCGGGGTGCGCATCCTCCATCTCGATCACCCGCTCGCGGGGGCGCCCGCGCTCGCCGGGCCGGTGCCCGGCGCGATGATGGGGCTTTCCCATGCCGGCACGATCCGCGAGGGCGGCTCCGCCGACCTGATCCTGCTGCCCGCGCGCAGCCTCAACGAGGTCGTCGCACGGCCGCATGCGGATCGAATCGTCGTGGTCGCGGGCCGGCCCATCGCGGCGCGGCTGCCGCCCTACGAAGCCCTGACCGGTGAGGCCGCCCCCTGGTAG